Proteins co-encoded in one Papaver somniferum cultivar HN1 chromosome 5, ASM357369v1, whole genome shotgun sequence genomic window:
- the LOC113282377 gene encoding protein-tyrosine-phosphatase MKP1-like: MIGEEQNGNPSDSNSGITAPRKTYWRSASWSERSPNSRPKVGTTQAKTRLCLPPLQPLSIARRNVEEWPKAGSDDLGEWPHPPTPGGRRGGVKSPEKAVSGYPQREFQLKKDKLAFFDKECSRITDHIYLGSEAVAKNREILRKNGITHVLNCVGFVCPEYFKEDLVYKTLWLQDNPSEDITSILYDVFDYFEEVREQNGRVLVHCCQGISRSTSLAIAYLMWRDGQSFENAFQLVKAARGVVNPNMGFACQLLQCQKRVHAVPASPNSVLRMYRMAPHSSYDPLHLVPKVLHYPSPLGLDSRGAFIIHVPSGIYVWVGVNCNQVMANDARVSAFQVVRYERAQGLVLTVEEGKELPSFWDVFASNPLFLGDRDQALKVKKEANGGWSEEMNHDVVKTEFGVGKKMVVEYDTDFEIFHKALSGGVVSPCPLSRTGNETCLPARESGWGRIREKFVNGIMKEIVAAPQFTFNSSQSEMLMDSCREEEFYVPSTDPPSLSPSPRCRSPNSFNSYSDSSPDSNSKSRSPLPSPSLSDHSSFFTTSPASSNWSDSSSLSYQLSPREPFDVKPTPRARIVPYPFKGFGSSIAERRGNTPPSLMLPPVDEPPQLSRTMVRSWTFSHLALDENVMESNVNQGFECQDFHEPCKRELPSYSKQLVSGNDIKIRIADEHLGKHCTVSEQLVTEVLDVINPVVYRWPNVEKVDMFHDGLLDSKSVFLLLAPEANAGKQKSKFLYVWVGRDAQYDQVLSSMIGSDVVNEDKHFHWENVGNKFLAQMGLPMDTPVQITRDGEETRQFLEHLPHPVHQAVESCL; this comes from the exons ATGATAGGAGAAGAACAAAATGGAAACCCCTCGGATTCGAATTCCGGGATAACTGCTCCTCGGAAAACTTACTGGAGGTCTGCTTCATGGTCTGAACGTTCTCCAAATAGTAGACCAAAGGTTGGAACAACACAGGCTAAAACTAGGTTATGTCTTCCACCGCTACAGCCTTTGTCAATTGCTcggaggaatgttgaagaatggCCGAAAGCGGGGTCGGATGATCTTGGTGAATGGCCTCATCCTCCTACTCCTGGAGGAAGGCGGGGGGGAGTGAAATCTCCTGAGAAGGCTGTTTCGGGATACCCACAGAGGGAATTTCAGCTCAAGAAGGATAAACTTGCGTTTTTCGATAAAGAATGTTCGAGAATTACTGATCATATATACTTAGGAAGTGAAGCGGTGGCTAAGAATCGTGAAATTCTTCGGAAAAATGGTATTACTCATGTACTTAATTGTGTTGGTTTTGTTTGCCCTGAGTACTTCAAAGAAGATCTGGTTTATAAGACTTTGTGGTTACAAGATAATCCATCTGAGGATATAACTAGTATACTATATGATGTCTTTGATTACTTTGAAGAAGTTCGTGAGCAGAATGGACGAGTACTCGTTCATTGCTGCCAGGGAATTTCTAGATCCACTTCATTGGCTATAGCTTATCTTATGTGGAGAGACGGGCAGAGTTTTGAGAATGCATTTCAGCTTGTGAAAGCTGCTAGGGGTGTTGTGAATCCAAATATGGGATTTGCTTGCCAATTACTTCAATGTCAGAAGCGGGTTCACGCTGTACCAGCGAGCCCAAATTCGGTTCTTAGGATGTACCGGATGGCTCCTCATTCATCGTATGACCCTCTCCATCTTGTTCCCAAAGTACTACACTATCCTAGCCCTCTTGGGCTGGATTCTCGTGGTGCATTCATCATTCATGTACCATCAGGTATTTATGTCTGGGTAGGGGTTAATTGCAACCAAGTAATGGCAAATGATGCAAGAGTATCTGCGTTTCAAGTTGTTCGTTACGAGAGAGCTCAAGGTTTAGTTTTGACTGTAGAAGAGGGAAAGGAACTACCGAGCTTTTGGGATGTTTTTGCTAGTAACCCTCTCTTTCTGGGTGATAGGGATCAGGCTTTGAAGGTCAAAAAAGAAGCTAATGGAGGTTGGTCCGAAGAAATGAATCATGACGTGGTGAAAACTGAGTTTGGAGTTGGCAAGAAGATGGTGGTTGAGTATGAtactgattttgaaatttttcacAAGGCACTCTCGGGTGGTGTAGTATCGCCTTGTCCGCTGTCGAGAACTGGAAATGAGACATGCTTGCCTGCTAGAGAAAGTGGTTGGGGCAGGATAAGAGAGAAATTTGTTAATGGTATCATGAAAGAAATTGTTGCAGCACCTCAATTTACCTTTAACAGTTCTCAGTCAGAAATGTTGATGGATTCTTGTAGAGAAGAGGAGTTCTATGTTCCTTCTACAGATCCTCCTTCTTTGTCACCTTCCCCTCGTTGTAGATCGCCTAATTCATTCAACAGTTATTCAGACTCAAGTCCAGACTCCAATTCCAAGTCTCGATCACCTTTGCCTTCACCTTCACTGTCAGATCATTCCAGTTTCTTTACCACTTCACCGGCTTCTTCTAACTGGTCTGACTCTTCATCTTTATCTTATCAGTTATCACCTAGAGAACCTTTTGATGTCAAGCCTACTCCTCGAGCAAGAATTGTTCCATATCCATTCAAAGGGTTTGGATCCTCTATCGCAGAACGTAGAGGAAATACTCCTCCTTCTCTGATGTTGCCACCGGTTGACGAGCCTCCACAACTTTCCAGAACCATGGTTAGATCATGGACATTTTCACACTTAGCTTTAGATGAAAATGTAATGGAGAGCAATGTAAACCAAGGATTTGAATGTCAGGATTTTCATGAACCATGTAAAAGAGAATTGCCGTCATATTCCAAGCAGTTGGTTAGTGGAAATGACATTAAAATTAGGATAGCAGATGAGCATCTAGGAAAACATTGTACGGTGTCAGAACAATTAGTCACTGAAGTTTTAGATGTTATAAACCCGGTTGTCTATCGCTGGCCCAACGTTGAAAAGGTCGATATGTTTCATGATGGGTTGCTTGATTCTAAATCAGTTTTCCTCCTGCTAGCTCCCGaggcaaatgcaggaaaacagaAGTCAAAATTTTTGTATGTCTGGGTAGGTAGAGATGCACAATATGACCAAGTGCTGAGTTCCATGATTGGAAGTGATGTTGTGAACGAAGATAAGCACTTCCATTGGGAGAATGTAGGCAACAAATTCCTTGCTCAAATGGGACTGCCGATGGATACCCCGGTGCAG ATTACAAGAGATGGTGAAGAGACCAGGCAATTTCTGGAACATCTCCCACATCCAGTTCATCAAGCAGTAGAGAGCTGCCTGTAA
- the LOC113282378 gene encoding coilin-like has protein sequence MDSVRLRLVFNDHKTILDNSQKTLGLKRCWSLLKPEFETISDFESHLIHTFQLHKTCPNGLLLSMDGFVLPHFESTNILKDKDIIRVKKKVREDVFRILDDQEEVYEVLGDQNVLSGVKLLALDEIEKENRGYKSEEEDSKCDSPGKDFVVDRTPPLGKAISKKRKLSKKVQGTKKRIKCNSPQNDESVPAEDAGNNVSMEPEEGDNNNTGVSSGKSSQKKKRSSKKTGKLKKVKASQLDDTIKKTIESIVSDESDDQHQENGAQNLEKIRTSEGVNKLTSRSSRRKKAKRKWKQEQAISVKNEAFQSLLPVKPVQTKPSQSLPVKVTYKEAEIVPVVVKPGHIRFEPLDEDEVAQGIHNPEENFQWNGATNKKKGQKWGQEKTTMSRSNNYKDPWEEAVEKLPCERKLVQTSIDFEKLKPVSSFPKEGDVVAYRVLELSSSWCPELSPFRVGKVSSCDSVTNRVVLVPVPEYPIVSGEMEETDVPQVDASLYNDDGSLEIEFALLSDVRILNSESSHAPTEAANNQNEASVTAKEATSGFRVNIDNRVRNSQFSENGGSANAWEEISQALSDKKTRLSKNNGWNKKEGSERSSWWTYRAMRSTALGPTMTRLRAGNELSA, from the exons ATGGATTCTGTAAGGCTTCGATTGGTATTCAATGATCATAAAACTATACTTGACAACTCTCAGAAAACCCTCGGTCTTAAACGATGTTGGTCACTTCTTAAACCAGAATTTGAAACCATTTCTGACTTCGAGTCTCATCTGATCCATACTTTCCAACTACACAAAACTTGCCCTAATGGCCTTCTCCTCTCT atggaTGGATTTGTTTTGCCCCATTTTGAATCAACCAACATTCTTAAAGATAAAGATATTATCAG AGTCAAGAAGAAAGTGCGGGAAGATGTTTTTAGGATACTTGATGATCAGGAGGAAGTTTATGAAGTTCTAGGAGACCAGAATGTACTTTCAGGGGTTAAACTTTTAGCTCTTGATGAGATTGAAAAGGAAAATAGGGGTTacaaaagtgaagaagaagactcTAAATGTGATAGCCCTGGGAAGGATTTTGTTGTTGACAGAACTCCCCCGCTTGGCAAAGCTATCTCGAAGAAGCGGAAGTTATCGAAAAAAGTCCAGGGCACCAA GAAGCGGATTAAATGTAATAGCCCTCAGAATGATGAAAGTGTACCAGCCGAGGATGCTGGAAATAATGTGAGTATGGAGCCAGAGGAAGGCGATAACAATAACACCGGGGTGTCATCTGGtaaatcatctcagaaaaagaaaAGGTCTTCCAAGAAAACTGGCAagttgaagaaagtgaaggccaGTCAACTTGATGATACGATTAAAAAAACAATCGAGTCTATTGTCAGTGACGAGAG TGATGATCAACATCAGGAAAATGGTGCACAAAATCTGGAAAAGATTCGTACTTCCGAAGGCGTGAACAAG TTGACTAGCAGAAGTTCTAGGCGTAAAAAGGCCAAAAGAAAGTGGAAGCAGGAACAGGCCATCTCAGTAAAGAATGAG GCATTTCAGAGCCTTTTACCTGTGAAACCCGTGCAGACTAAACCTTCACAATCTTTACCTGTGAAAGTTACTTATAAAGAAGCTGAAATTGTTCCCGTAGTGGTTAAGCCAGGCCACATTCGTTTTGAACCCCTTGATGAAG ATGAGGTGGCTCAGGGAATTCATAATCCTGAG GAAAACTTCCAGTGGAATGGCGCCACCAACAAGAAGAAGGGACAGAAGTGGGGTCAAGAGAAAACTACAATGTCTAGAAGCAACAATTATAAAGATCCATGGGAGGAAGCTGTTGAGAAGCTTCCTTGTGAAAGGAAGCTTGTTCAAACTTCCATTGACTTTGAGAAGCTGAAGCCAGTATCGAGCTTCCCTAAG GAAGGTGATGTGGTCGCATATCGTGTGCTAGAGTTATCTTCGTCTTGGTGCCCGGAGCTTTCACCTTTTCGA GTTGGAAAAGTATCATCATGTGACTCTGTGACCAATAGGGTTGTGCTGGTACCTGTTCCTGAGTATCCAATTGTTTCTGGCGAAATGGAAGAGACAGATGTACCACAAGTAGATGCCTCCTTGTACAATGATGATGGCTCTTTAGAG ATTGAATTTGCATTACTTTCAGATGTGCGTATTCTCAACTCTGAAAGCTCGcatgctccaactgaagctgccaaTAACCAGAATGAAGCTTCTGTAACTGCTAAAGAGGCAACATCAGGTTTTCGTGTAAATATTGACAACAGAGTCCGTAATAGTCAATTCTCAG AAAATGGAGGATCGGCAAATGCCTGGGAAGAAATTAGTCAGGCATTGAGCGATAAGAAGACACGGCTGTCAAAGAACAATGGCTGGAACAAAAAAGAGGGGTCGGAAAGAAGTTCATGGTGGACGTACAGGGCGATGAGAAGTACCGCTTTGGGCCCAACCATGACCAGATTGAGAGCTGGGAATGAGCTATCAGCTTGA